A genomic region of Phenylobacterium parvum contains the following coding sequences:
- a CDS encoding TOBE domain-containing protein, with amino-acid sequence MTAVTPTGPRKRPPMPPEFQPRRRGEPLEVSVTLGRRGKAVVSVARIALLADIGREGSISAAASRHGLSYRAAWDSVQALNNLFPRPLVTGQPGGARGGAARLTPEGWAVLRAYDGLNTEMKWVLGALELRLAKGGTDFDPTFLWSLTMKTSARNMLRGEVVSVTEGAVNSEVVLDLGDGRSLVAGVTREAALELGLTPGLPALALINAGDILLAAVPDGDAPPLRTSARNDLEGVVSRLETGAVNDEVHVDIGGGKTLVAMVTHASAGALGLAPGAPVRALIKAGHVLLAVG; translated from the coding sequence ATGACCGCCGTGACGCCGACCGGGCCGCGCAAGCGTCCCCCCATGCCGCCTGAGTTCCAGCCCCGCCGGAGGGGCGAGCCCCTGGAGGTCAGCGTGACCCTGGGCCGGCGCGGCAAGGCCGTGGTCTCGGTCGCCCGCATCGCCCTGCTGGCGGATATCGGCAGGGAAGGCTCGATCTCGGCCGCCGCCAGCCGGCATGGCCTGAGCTACCGGGCCGCCTGGGACTCGGTCCAGGCCCTGAACAACCTCTTCCCCCGGCCGCTGGTGACCGGCCAGCCCGGCGGCGCCCGGGGCGGGGCGGCCCGCCTCACCCCCGAGGGCTGGGCCGTCCTGCGCGCCTACGACGGCCTCAACACCGAGATGAAGTGGGTCCTCGGCGCCCTGGAGCTGAGGCTCGCCAAGGGCGGAACGGACTTTGACCCCACCTTCCTGTGGAGCCTGACCATGAAGACCTCGGCCCGGAACATGCTGCGCGGCGAAGTGGTCTCGGTGACCGAAGGGGCGGTGAACTCGGAGGTGGTGCTGGACCTGGGCGACGGCCGCAGCCTGGTGGCTGGCGTGACCCGGGAGGCGGCCCTGGAGTTGGGCCTCACTCCCGGCCTACCGGCCCTGGCCCTGATCAACGCCGGCGACATCCTGCTGGCCGCCGTTCCAGACGGCGACGCCCCGCCCCTGCGCACCAGCGCCCGCAATGACCTGGAAGGCGTGGTCTCGCGCCTCGAGACCGGGGCGGTGAACGACGAGGTCCACGTGGACATCGGCGGCGGCAAGACCCTGGTGGCGATGGTCACCCACGCCAGCGCCGGGGCCCTGGGCCTGGCCCCGGGGGCGCCGGTCCGGGCCCTGATCAAGGCCGGGCATGTCCTGCTGGCTGTGGGGTGA